From the Micromonospora echinofusca genome, the window AGCGCTGGCCGACGTGGATGTGGGCGAACGCCGAGGTGGCCCGCTTCTGCTCCTGGCTGCGGGCGTGGAACGTGGAGCGGCCCGAGGGCGCCCGGGCCGGCTTCCACGGGCTGGACGTCTACAGCCTCTGGGAGTCCATGCAGGCGATCTTCGACTACCTCGGCGAGGAGGACCCGGGCTCGCTGGAGGCGGCCCAGGACGCCTACCGCTGCTTCGAGCCGTACGGCAAGCGGGTCGAGGAGTACGGCATGGCGAGCCGGTTCGTCTCGGCCCGCTGCGAGGAGGAGGTCGTACGGCTGCTGGCGCGTACCCGCGAACAGGCCGCCGCGGACGGCCCGGACAGCTTCTCGGCCTGGCAGAACGCGGAGGTGGTGGCCGGGGCGGAGCGCTACTACCGGGCGATGGTGCGCGGCGGGCCGGAGTCGTGGAACATCCGGGACACGCACATGGCGGACACCCTGGACCGGCTGCTGGAGCGCTACGGACCGGGCGGGCGGGGCGTCGTCTGGGCGCACAACACGCACGTGGGCGACGCCCGGGCCACCGACATGGCCGCCGACGGGATGGTCAACGTCGGCCAGTTGGCCCGCGAGCGGCACGGCGCGGACGAGGTGGTCCTGGTCGGCTTCGGCGGCTACCGGGGCACGGTGCTCGCCGCGCCCCGCTGGGGCTCGCCGGCTGAGGCGATGGTGGTGCCGCCGGCCCGCCCCGGTTCGGTCGAGCACCGGTTGCACGAGCTGATGCCCGAGCGGGCCGTGCTGGTCTTCGGCGGCGACGACCAGCCCGGCTGGGTCACCGGGACCGCCGACCACCGGGCGATCGGGGTGGTCTACGACCCGTCCTTCGAGTCGTGGGGCAACTACGTGCCGACCCGCCTGGGGGAGCGCTACGACGCCTTCGTCTGGTGCGACGAGACGACCACCCTGCACCCCCTCCCGGCCCTGACGACCCCGGGCGAGATGGAGACCTACCCGGCGGGCGTCTGACCGCGTCCCCGCTCCGCTCCCGCTGATCATGCAGTTGTGGTGCCCGTTCCAGCCGGCTTCGCCGGTTGTGCGGGGCACCACAACTGCATGATCGACCCGGGCGGGCGGGGTCAGGCGCGGGCCGGGGACCTGTCGTCCAGGTGGGCGCGCAGGCCCTCGCCCTCGATGTCGACGTTGGGCAGGATCCTGTCAAGCCAGCGGGGGAGCCACCAGGCCCGCTTGCCGAGCAGCGACATCACGGCCGGCACGATGGTCATCCGGACCACGAACGCGTCGATGGCGACGCCGATCGCGAGCGCGAAGCCCATCGACTTGATGACCGGGTCGTCGAGGAAGACGAAGCCACCGAAGACCGAGATCATGATCAGCGCGGCGGCCGTCACCACCCGGGCACCGTGCCCCATTCCGTTGATGGTCGCCTGCTGCGCGGTGTCGCCGTGCACGAAGTCCTCCCGCATCCGGGAGACCAGGAAGACCTCGTAGTCCATCGCCAGGCCGAACAGGATGCCGATGAGCAGGATCGGCAGGAAGCTGACCAGCGGGCCCGGCGTGTCCAGGCCGACCAGGTCGGCGAGGTGGCCCTGCTGGAAC encodes:
- a CDS encoding erythromycin esterase family protein; this encodes MLVQRLGAPSDFDPLLERVRDARIVMIGEATHGNYDYYRLREQLTRRLIAECGFSFVAVEGDWPDCDRVHRSVTAAPGGAADPRVALERFERWPTWMWANAEVARFCSWLRAWNVERPEGARAGFHGLDVYSLWESMQAIFDYLGEEDPGSLEAAQDAYRCFEPYGKRVEEYGMASRFVSARCEEEVVRLLARTREQAAADGPDSFSAWQNAEVVAGAERYYRAMVRGGPESWNIRDTHMADTLDRLLERYGPGGRGVVWAHNTHVGDARATDMAADGMVNVGQLARERHGADEVVLVGFGGYRGTVLAAPRWGSPAEAMVVPPARPGSVEHRLHELMPERAVLVFGGDDQPGWVTGTADHRAIGVVYDPSFESWGNYVPTRLGERYDAFVWCDETTTLHPLPALTTPGEMETYPAGV